From the genome of Uranotaenia lowii strain MFRU-FL chromosome 1, ASM2978415v1, whole genome shotgun sequence, one region includes:
- the LOC129744029 gene encoding NADP-dependent malic enzyme-like — protein sequence MLARQVILNGATNALKTISAAGAGAATSSPKKTLLKAVTAATATQTREYHEVTGDIISPSMVMGIDHLRDPRLNKGLAFTLEERQILGIHGLQPARFKTQEEQLELCRISISRYQEDLNKYLYLVDLQDRNEKLFFRLISEDVEKMMPIVYTPTVGLACQKFGLIYRRPRGLFVTINDRGYVYEVLRNWPESDVRAIVVTDGERILGLGDLGACGMGIPVGKLALYTALAGIPPHQCLPIVIDVGTNNQALLEDPLYVGLRHKRVTGKEYDDFIDEFMEAVVKRYGQNTLIQFEDFGNHNAFRFLDKYRDTYCTFNDDIQGTASVAVAGLLASKRITGKKISENTFLFLGAGEAAIGIADLVVRAMQNEGCSLQEARDKIWLFDIDGLLAKGRPEGRLGGHKAFYAKDHKVMKNFAEVVHEVKPTVLIGASAAGGAFTPEILQAMGKNNERPIIFALSNPTSKAECTAQAAFDNTEGRCIFASGSPFPPVQYGGKTYCTGQGNNAYIFPGIALGVIVTGTHHIPEDMFLIAAQAVADHVSQEDLDKGSLYPPLGAIQDCSLEIAVGVTKYAYEKGLASTYPEPQDKISYIKSHLYNFNYESAMPITWKWPPQLDVKDGEIVPTKLQA from the exons CCTTAACGGGGCCACCAATGCGCTGAAAACTATTTCAGCGGCTGGTGCTGGTGCCGCAACGTCCTCGCCGAAAAAAACCTTGCTGAAGGCAGTTACGGCTGCAACGGCCACCCAAACCCGTGAATACCATGAGGTTACCGGTGATATCATCTCGCCGTCGATGGTGATGGGCATCGATCATTTGCGTGATCCGCGCCTGAACAAAGGTCTAGCCTTCACGCTAGAAGAACGGCAGATCCTGGGCATCCACGGGCTGCAGCCGGCCCGATTCAAGACCCAAGAGGAGCAGCTAGAGCTGTGTCGAATTTCGATCTCTCGCTACCAGGAAGATCTCAACAAGTACCTGTACCTGGTGGATCTTCAGGATCGCAATGAAAAGTTATTCTTCCGACTGATCTCCGAGGATGTCGAGAAGATGATGCCAATTGTGTACACCCCAACAGTGGGTCTGGCCTGCCAGAAGTTTGGACTGATCTACCGTCGGCCCCGTGGCTTGTTCGTGACGATCAACGATCGTGGATATGTATATGAGGTGCTGCGGAATTGGCCAGAGTCAGATGTGCGAGCCATTGTCGTTACTGATGGTGAGCGTATCCTGGGTCTCGGAGATCTAGGTGCCTGCGGGATGGGAATTCCCGTCGGTAAGCTTGCCCTCTACACTGCCCTGGCTGGAATTCCGCCACATCAATGTCTACCGATCGTTATCGACGTCGGAACAAACAACCAGGCTCTGCTGGAAGATCCACTGTACGTGGGGCTGCGACATAAGCGAGTTACCGGCAAGGAGTACGACGACTTCATTGACGAGTTCATGGAAGCGGTAGTCAAGCGGTATGGCCAGAATACGCTCATCCAATTCGAGGACTTTGGTAATCATAATGCGTTCCGTTTCTTGGACAAATATCGGGATACGTATTGCACCTTCAACGATGACATCCAGGGTACGGCTTCGGTGGCAGTAGCCGGACTACTCGCCTCCAAGCGAATTACTGGCAAAAAGATCTCGGAGAATACGTTCCTATTCTTGGGAGCCGGAGAAGCTGCTATTGGTATTGCTGATCTGGTGGTACGGGCTATGCAGAACGAGGGTTGTTCTCTGCAGGAAGCCCgcgacaagatctggctgtttGATATCGATGGTTTACTGGCCAAAGGTCGTCCAGAAGGAAGACTCGGAGGTCACAAGGCATTCTACGCCAAGGATCACAAAGTGATGAAAAACTTCGCCGAAGTTGTCCACGAAGTGAAACCAACGGTCCTGATCGGAGCTTCGGCCGCCGGTGGTGCTTTCACGCCGGAAATCTTGCAGGCCATGGGCAAAAATAACGAGCGTCCGATTATTTTCGCTCTTTCGAATCCTACATCCAAGGCCGAGTGTACGGCTCAAGCTGCATTCGACAACACAGAG GGGCGCTGCATATTCGCGTCGGGTTCGCCGTTCCCGCCAGTTCAGTACGGTGGCAAGACCTACTGCACCGGTCAGGGAAATAACGCCTACATCTTCCCCGGCATCGCTCTCGGAGTCATCGTAACTGGAACGCACCATATCCCGGAAGATATGTTCCTCATCGCTGCTCAGGCTGTGGCCGATCACGTTTCACAGGAAGATCTGGACAAGGGTTCTCTGTACCCGCCGCTCGGAGCCATCCAGGATTGTTCCCTCGAGATTGCCGTCGGGGTTACCAAATACGCTTACGAGAAAG GATTGGCCTCAACTTACCCTGAACCCCAGGATAAGATAAGCTACATCAAGTCTCATTTGTACAACTTCAATTATGAGAGCGCAATGCCCATCACCTGGAAATGGCCGCCACAACTTGACGTCAAGGATGGCGAGATCGTGCCCACTAAGTTGCAAGCCTAG